The following proteins are encoded in a genomic region of Haloarcula salinisoli:
- the otsB gene encoding trehalose-phosphatase — translation MTAQQQTPVANVYSIDRQLGEAEGLLVALDFDGTLAPIEDDPDAPEITPANRRAVEQLQDHPDTMVAVVSGRQLADLRPRVGIEGIRYVGNHGLEYTVDGEREVHPEAEARMADLQRVREEIETRLADMAGVHVEDKAVTLTVHYRRAKDASAEAVTAIVNEVVDPVEGLKTGSGKMIVEVKPTVDWHKGAIVEWLADEVPDTWRTVYVGDDTTDEDAFKVLGEGDFGVLVGERSTAADYRVPAQCEVSRLLNWLLGVLEGEMPEEDREKQ, via the coding sequence ATGACGGCCCAGCAACAGACGCCGGTCGCGAACGTCTACAGCATCGACCGGCAGCTCGGGGAGGCCGAGGGACTGTTGGTCGCGCTGGACTTCGACGGGACGCTCGCACCTATCGAGGACGACCCGGACGCCCCCGAGATAACGCCGGCCAACCGGCGGGCGGTCGAACAGCTCCAGGACCATCCCGATACGATGGTGGCCGTCGTCTCCGGCCGCCAGCTGGCCGACCTCCGCCCGCGGGTCGGCATCGAGGGCATCCGCTACGTCGGTAACCACGGACTGGAGTACACCGTCGACGGCGAGCGGGAGGTCCACCCGGAGGCCGAGGCGCGGATGGCGGACCTCCAGCGCGTCCGCGAGGAGATCGAAACGCGCCTCGCGGACATGGCGGGCGTCCACGTCGAGGACAAGGCGGTCACCCTCACCGTCCACTACCGGCGGGCGAAAGACGCCTCCGCCGAGGCGGTCACGGCCATCGTGAACGAGGTAGTCGACCCCGTCGAGGGACTCAAAACCGGCAGCGGCAAGATGATAGTCGAGGTCAAACCGACGGTCGACTGGCACAAGGGCGCCATCGTCGAGTGGCTGGCCGACGAGGTACCCGACACCTGGCGGACGGTGTACGTCGGCGACGACACGACCGACGAGGACGCGTTCAAGGTGCTCGGGGAGGGCGATTTCGGCGTGCTCGTCGGCGAGCGCTCGACCGCCGCCGACTACCGCGTCCCGGCCCAGTGTGAGGTGTCGCGGCTCCTGAACTGGCTGCTGGGCGTCCTCGAGGGCGAGATGCCCGAGGAGGACCGCGAGAAACAGTAG
- a CDS encoding alpha,alpha-trehalose-phosphate synthase (UDP-forming) has translation MSNNTTGTDDADPDGAQSTDWADAIGSGGLVVVSNRQPYSHTYDGDDIAVEVQAGGLTAGLDPVMQSVGGTWVAWGDGDADREVVDEDDCVPAPPEDPGYTLRRVWLDDEEVDDYYYGFSNQVLWPICHSALTNVTEWERYWEQYQSVNERFVDAVEAHTDPGDIVWFQDYHFALSPAIARERVADDTVLMQFWHIPWPAWDTFRGCPHGEAILEGLLGNDLLVFHVPRYRENFLHCVETALDEAEVDHEAGTVTYDGYETQVTEFPMGVQVDEIAQRAATDEAEEFWADFTEKYNVADTVAVGVDRLDYSKGIPERLRALEQFWERNPEWRGQLTYVEKGSETRSQIPAYQAIQQRIEDAVERVNDRFGTDDWTPVLSFEEYISKEALASLYRHSDLALISPIRDGMNLVAQEYVAAQIDEDGVLILSDQAGAGRMLDAALMVKPQNTGAFTDAIEEALSMRDAEKRARMQRLREQVAENDLATWTGLNLRAAMALRDGEGSVREPELPTGGQP, from the coding sequence ATGAGTAACAATACGACCGGTACGGACGACGCCGACCCGGACGGGGCCCAGTCGACCGACTGGGCGGACGCCATCGGGTCGGGCGGGCTCGTGGTGGTGTCGAACCGGCAGCCCTACAGCCACACCTACGACGGCGACGACATCGCCGTCGAGGTCCAGGCCGGCGGCCTGACGGCCGGGCTGGACCCGGTGATGCAGTCGGTCGGCGGGACGTGGGTGGCGTGGGGCGACGGCGACGCCGACCGGGAGGTCGTCGACGAGGACGACTGCGTCCCGGCCCCGCCCGAGGACCCCGGCTACACGCTGCGTCGCGTCTGGCTCGACGACGAGGAGGTCGACGACTACTACTACGGGTTCAGCAACCAGGTCCTCTGGCCCATCTGTCACTCGGCGCTGACCAACGTCACGGAGTGGGAGCGCTACTGGGAACAGTACCAGTCGGTCAACGAGCGGTTCGTCGACGCCGTCGAGGCCCACACAGACCCCGGCGACATCGTCTGGTTCCAGGACTACCACTTCGCGCTCTCGCCCGCCATCGCCCGCGAGCGGGTCGCCGACGACACCGTGTTGATGCAGTTCTGGCACATCCCCTGGCCGGCCTGGGACACCTTCCGGGGCTGTCCCCACGGCGAGGCGATACTGGAGGGGCTGCTCGGCAACGACCTGCTCGTCTTTCACGTCCCCAGATACCGCGAGAACTTCTTACACTGCGTCGAGACGGCGCTGGACGAGGCCGAAGTGGACCACGAGGCGGGGACGGTGACCTACGACGGCTACGAGACACAGGTCACGGAGTTCCCGATGGGGGTTCAGGTCGACGAAATCGCCCAGCGGGCGGCCACCGACGAGGCCGAGGAGTTCTGGGCCGACTTTACCGAGAAATACAACGTCGCCGACACCGTCGCCGTCGGCGTCGACCGGCTCGACTACAGCAAGGGCATCCCCGAGCGACTCCGGGCCTTAGAGCAGTTCTGGGAGCGAAACCCAGAGTGGCGGGGGCAGCTCACGTACGTCGAGAAGGGCAGCGAAACCCGCTCCCAGATACCCGCCTACCAGGCCATCCAGCAACGCATCGAAGACGCCGTCGAGCGCGTCAACGACCGCTTCGGTACCGACGACTGGACACCGGTCCTCTCCTTCGAGGAGTACATCTCGAAGGAGGCGCTGGCGAGCCTGTATCGCCACAGCGACCTGGCGCTCATCAGCCCGATTCGGGACGGGATGAACCTCGTCGCCCAGGAGTACGTCGCGGCCCAGATAGACGAGGACGGCGTGCTCATCCTCAGCGACCAGGCGGGCGCGGGCCGGATGCTCGACGCCGCTCTCATGGTGAAACCCCAGAACACCGGCGCCTTCACCGACGCCATCGAGGAGGCGCTGTCGATGCGCGACGCCGAGAAGCGCGCCCGGATGCAACGCCTGCGCGAGCAGGTGGCCGAGAACGATCTCGCGACGTGGACGGGGCTGAACCTGCGGGCGGCCATGGCGCTGCGCGACGGGGAAGGCTCGGTGAGGGAGCCGGAGCTCCCGACGGGGGGCCAGCCATGA
- a CDS encoding MBL fold metallo-hydrolase encodes MTVRHEGLTIDWLGYATIRIASEDCVVYTDPGRYGVLTGEWEPHSDGIGHPPTSDYRAEDADIVCVTHVHHYDPDGIERVANEDTTIVAFEGIDGRDVERDLPSIVDLPYEVREVGNKEHIEVDGVPIWTSPAHNEPDGKHTLPDGTPYHPEGFGCGFMVAVDGTRVYYPGDSDVLPGHRTLETSVFCPPIGPRATMDRHEAAALATTIEPRLVMPVHYNTFSNLEADSREFAADVAEAGIPVVLDEH; translated from the coding sequence ATGACCGTCCGCCACGAGGGCCTGACCATCGACTGGCTGGGCTACGCCACGATACGCATCGCCAGTGAGGACTGCGTGGTGTACACCGACCCCGGCCGCTACGGCGTTCTCACGGGGGAGTGGGAGCCACACAGCGACGGCATCGGCCACCCGCCCACGTCCGACTACCGCGCCGAGGACGCCGACATCGTCTGTGTCACCCACGTTCACCACTACGACCCCGACGGCATCGAGCGGGTCGCGAACGAGGACACCACTATCGTCGCCTTCGAAGGTATCGACGGCCGCGACGTCGAGCGGGACCTCCCCTCTATCGTCGACCTCCCCTACGAGGTCCGTGAGGTCGGGAACAAGGAACACATCGAGGTCGACGGCGTCCCCATCTGGACCTCGCCGGCCCACAACGAACCCGACGGCAAGCACACGCTGCCGGACGGGACGCCGTACCACCCGGAGGGCTTTGGCTGTGGGTTCATGGTCGCGGTCGACGGCACGCGGGTGTACTACCCCGGTGACAGCGACGTGTTGCCGGGTCACCGCACGCTGGAGACCTCGGTCTTCTGTCCGCCCATCGGTCCACGGGCGACGATGGACCGCCACGAGGCTGCCGCGCTCGCGACCACTATCGAGCCCCGTCTGGTCATGCCGGTCCACTACAACACCTTCTCGAATCTGGAAGCCGACTCCCGCGAGTTCGCCGCCGACGTCGCCGAGGCGGGGATTCCCGTCGTGCTCGACGAGCACTGA
- a CDS encoding cyclase family protein: MPAADLSHPVESGMPVYPGDPAVTVDPHATMVADGYRVSALSCGSHTGTHIDAPSHTEPDGRAIDEFPVSRFVRDAVRVDLRDHSPREPIRPADLPSVDAEAVVLWTGWDRHWGDADYLDHPYLTPAAARHCAEQGYDVAVDALNVDPTPATGAGGSNEPHATDGAGGSGDPHATDDDAVEGVPAHHELLGNDRLVVENLTNLGGVPERFELAAVPLALADGDGAPVRAVARWD, encoded by the coding sequence ATGCCCGCTGCCGACCTCTCCCACCCCGTCGAGTCGGGGATGCCGGTGTACCCCGGCGACCCCGCCGTCACTGTCGACCCCCACGCGACGATGGTGGCCGACGGCTACCGCGTCTCGGCGCTCTCGTGTGGGAGCCACACCGGGACGCATATCGACGCACCGAGTCACACCGAACCCGACGGCCGTGCTATCGACGAGTTTCCCGTCTCGCGGTTCGTCCGCGACGCGGTCCGCGTGGACCTCCGGGACCACTCGCCCCGGGAGCCCATTCGGCCCGCCGACCTGCCGTCGGTCGACGCCGAGGCCGTCGTCCTGTGGACCGGCTGGGACCGCCACTGGGGCGACGCCGACTACCTCGACCACCCCTATCTGACGCCAGCCGCGGCCCGGCACTGCGCCGAGCAGGGGTACGACGTGGCCGTCGACGCGCTCAACGTCGACCCGACGCCGGCTACAGGTGCGGGCGGCAGTAACGAGCCGCACGCGACCGATGGGGCGGGCGGGAGTGGTGACCCGCACGCGACCGACGACGACGCCGTCGAGGGGGTGCCTGCCCATCACGAACTGCTCGGGAACGACCGGCTCGTCGTGGAGAACCTGACGAACCTCGGCGGCGTTCCGGAGCGGTTCGAACTCGCCGCCGTCCCGCTCGCACTCGCCGACGGCGATGGCGCCCCGGTGCGAGCCGTCGCGCGCTGGGACTGA
- a CDS encoding PGF-CTERM sorting domain-containing protein produces MNRLVCLVAAVVCVGVLASPVAAQQTTDTPTPDETDTPTPDETDTPTPDETADQGPSDLPVTSPSGSPVSYNSSTPTSGDGPGFGVLGALVAFVVGSAYVARRRT; encoded by the coding sequence GTGAACCGTCTCGTGTGCCTCGTCGCGGCCGTCGTCTGCGTCGGCGTGCTGGCGTCGCCGGTGGCGGCACAGCAGACGACCGACACCCCGACACCCGACGAGACCGACACCCCGACACCCGACGAGACCGACACCCCGACACCCGACGAGACGGCCGACCAGGGGCCGTCCGACCTGCCGGTCACGTCGCCCAGTGGCTCGCCGGTGAGCTATAACTCGTCGACGCCGACGTCGGGTGACGGCCCCGGCTTCGGAGTACTCGGGGCGCTCGTCGCGTTCGTCGTCGGTTCGGCGTACGTCGCCCGCCGGCGGACGTAA
- a CDS encoding NUDIX domain-containing protein translates to MDERPVVTCFIRNDGELLLLRRSGAVGSYQGQWGGVAGHVGEPEQREGSGRSERHRREQAGDDTERDPETAARAEIAEETGLADAVALVRSGDPITVEDGERRWLVHPYLFDCDSRAVETNEETTDHEWVHAPEILRRETVPRLWTSYDRVRPRVATLSDRTHGSAWLSLCALETLRDETALAVERRDDAGETSERAGDDWAALAALARRLRDARPSMAVLENRINRVMTAASDERTPAAIERAARGAIEQSVGADREAARLAASELPARVATLSRSGTVAAALRQGDPEAVLVAESRPGGEGVGVAESLAESTGVTLTTDAALPFELDDWDAKAVLVGADRVLPDGSVVNKVGTRGAALAAAAAGIDCLVVAASDKVAADGRYDLEARDPGELYDGDADVRVANPTFDVTPADAVTAVLTEQGRLSTAEVGAVAAAHREWADWET, encoded by the coding sequence ATGGACGAACGGCCGGTCGTCACCTGCTTTATCCGCAACGACGGCGAGCTGCTGCTCCTGCGCCGGAGCGGCGCCGTCGGGAGCTATCAGGGGCAGTGGGGCGGTGTCGCCGGGCACGTCGGGGAGCCCGAGCAACGTGAGGGCTCCGGAAGGAGCGAACGGCACCGCCGTGAGCAAGCAGGAGACGACACCGAGCGCGACCCCGAGACGGCCGCGCGGGCCGAAATCGCCGAGGAGACCGGGCTGGCCGACGCCGTGGCGCTCGTCCGGTCGGGCGACCCCATCACCGTCGAGGACGGCGAGCGCCGCTGGCTGGTCCACCCCTACCTCTTCGACTGTGACTCCCGAGCGGTCGAGACGAACGAGGAGACCACCGACCACGAGTGGGTCCACGCACCCGAAATCCTGCGCCGGGAGACGGTCCCGCGACTGTGGACCAGCTACGACCGGGTCCGGCCCCGCGTCGCGACGCTTTCCGACCGAACCCATGGGTCGGCCTGGCTCTCCCTGTGCGCACTCGAAACGCTGCGGGACGAGACAGCCCTCGCAGTCGAGAGGCGCGACGACGCTGGCGAGACGAGCGAGCGGGCGGGCGACGACTGGGCAGCGCTGGCGGCTCTCGCTCGGCGCTTGCGGGACGCCCGGCCCTCGATGGCAGTGCTGGAAAACCGCATCAACCGCGTGATGACGGCAGCGAGCGACGAGCGGACGCCAGCGGCTATCGAGCGGGCCGCTCGCGGCGCCATCGAGCAGTCCGTCGGCGCGGACCGCGAGGCCGCGCGGCTGGCCGCGTCGGAACTACCAGCGCGGGTGGCGACGCTCTCGCGGTCGGGAACCGTCGCGGCGGCGCTCCGGCAGGGCGACCCCGAGGCGGTGCTGGTCGCGGAGTCCCGACCCGGCGGCGAGGGGGTCGGCGTGGCCGAGTCGCTCGCCGAGTCGACGGGCGTGACGCTGACGACGGACGCGGCGCTGCCGTTCGAACTCGACGACTGGGACGCCAAAGCGGTGCTCGTCGGTGCAGACCGGGTGTTGCCCGACGGCAGCGTCGTCAACAAGGTGGGCACCCGCGGGGCCGCCCTGGCGGCGGCCGCGGCGGGCATCGACTGCCTCGTCGTCGCGGCCAGCGACAAGGTCGCCGCCGACGGGCGCTACGACCTCGAAGCCCGCGACCCCGGCGAGCTGTACGACGGCGACGCCGACGTTCGCGTGGCGAACCCGACCTTCGACGTGACGCCGGCCGACGCCGTCACGGCGGTCCTGACCGAGCAAGGCCGGCTCTCGACGGCGGAAGTCGGCGCCGTGGCAGCCGCTCACCGGGAGTGGGCAGATTGGGAGACCTAG
- a CDS encoding aminotransferase class V-fold PLP-dependent enzyme, with protein MDPAELRAAIPALDRCTYCNTGASGPSPRNVVRAATDFLEHHAFEAPADEGPYTVAFDALEAAREVAAGHLGARPEDVALTRSTADGINLVANAIDWQPGDVVVRTDLEHPAGTLPWDRLEDTHDIEVRVVETEAGRVDMDDLKDAVDGSRLLLTSSLTWSHGTQLPVGEMVDIAHDAGAQVLVDAVQSVGQHPVDVREWGADFVATAGHKWLLGVWGSGMLYVDPDALARLQQTRIGYRSVQDMGADEYAYHEGARRFEVGTTSPAPYVALAEAIETMESVGLDTVQSRVAGLTDRLKAGLDDRLLSPEHYESGLVTFEADDPEATVERLGEQGIVVRSLPHPEAVRASIHVFNTPGEIDQLLDALA; from the coding sequence ATGGACCCTGCGGAGCTTCGCGCGGCGATACCCGCACTCGACCGCTGTACGTACTGCAACACGGGCGCGAGCGGGCCCAGCCCGCGCAACGTCGTCAGAGCGGCGACCGATTTTCTAGAGCACCACGCCTTCGAGGCCCCCGCCGACGAGGGGCCCTACACCGTCGCGTTCGACGCCCTCGAAGCGGCCCGCGAGGTCGCCGCCGGCCATCTCGGCGCTCGGCCCGAAGACGTCGCGCTCACGCGGAGCACGGCCGACGGCATCAACCTCGTCGCGAACGCTATCGACTGGCAGCCCGGCGACGTGGTCGTCCGGACCGACCTCGAACACCCCGCCGGGACCCTTCCCTGGGACCGGCTGGAAGACACCCACGACATCGAGGTCAGGGTGGTGGAAACCGAGGCCGGGCGGGTGGACATGGACGACCTGAAAGACGCCGTAGACGGCTCCAGGCTGCTTCTCACCAGCTCGCTGACCTGGAGCCACGGGACCCAGTTGCCGGTCGGCGAGATGGTCGACATCGCCCACGACGCCGGGGCACAGGTGCTCGTCGACGCCGTCCAGTCCGTCGGGCAACACCCCGTCGACGTCCGGGAGTGGGGCGCCGACTTCGTCGCGACGGCGGGCCACAAGTGGCTGCTCGGGGTGTGGGGCAGCGGGATGCTGTACGTCGACCCCGACGCGCTCGCTCGCCTCCAGCAGACCCGCATCGGCTACCGCAGCGTCCAGGACATGGGCGCCGACGAGTACGCCTACCACGAGGGTGCCCGCCGCTTCGAGGTCGGCACCACCTCGCCGGCGCCCTACGTCGCCCTCGCGGAGGCCATCGAGACGATGGAGTCGGTGGGGCTCGATACCGTCCAGTCCCGCGTCGCGGGCCTGACCGACCGGCTCAAAGCGGGGCTCGACGACCGACTGTTGAGCCCCGAGCACTACGAATCTGGGCTCGTGACCTTCGAGGCCGACGACCCCGAGGCGACCGTCGAGCGACTCGGCGAGCAGGGCATCGTCGTGCGGTCGCTTCCCCACCCTGAGGCCGTGCGGGCGTCGATTCACGTGTTCAACACACCCGGGGAAATCGACCAGTTGCTCGACGCCCTAGCTTGA
- a CDS encoding metal ABC transporter substrate-binding protein produces the protein MTNVTRQTTDRRGRSRRQVLAASGGLLASGLAGCLGGSAASSGPTAVASFFSFYDFGREIARETPLTVENLVPTGLHGHGWEPNASVTRDIIEADAFVHVGPGFQPWADRAIQTLQDDDVDTALINVREGVELVDLAASLDPDEEGVGEGKGKDPHFWLDPQRAAQSVDNITEGFVDLLPDHEDTFRENAETYKTDVLGRIDDDYRAIFDAAERDVVQLAAHNAFQYIGVAYGVEMRPIVTNLAASDDVTPADMRDAQAFIRENDIRYIANGVFESRRPARQLLAETRVEAYFPVTPYAGVREDWVAKEWGYEEIADNINMPTFEVVLGNKAPEDAGPDGWAEEWRNFE, from the coding sequence ATGACAAACGTTACGCGACAGACGACGGACAGACGGGGCCGGTCCCGTCGCCAGGTGCTCGCCGCCAGCGGCGGGCTCCTCGCGAGCGGACTCGCGGGCTGTCTCGGGGGGAGCGCGGCCTCGAGCGGGCCGACCGCGGTGGCCTCCTTCTTCAGTTTCTACGACTTCGGCCGCGAGATAGCGCGCGAGACGCCCCTGACCGTAGAGAACCTCGTCCCGACGGGACTGCACGGCCACGGGTGGGAACCGAACGCCAGCGTCACGCGGGACATCATCGAGGCCGACGCCTTCGTCCACGTCGGCCCGGGGTTCCAGCCGTGGGCCGACCGCGCCATCCAGACGCTGCAAGACGACGACGTCGACACGGCGCTTATCAACGTCCGGGAGGGCGTCGAGCTCGTCGACCTGGCGGCGTCGCTGGACCCCGACGAGGAGGGCGTCGGCGAGGGGAAGGGGAAGGACCCGCACTTCTGGCTCGACCCACAACGGGCCGCGCAGTCGGTCGACAACATCACCGAGGGCTTTGTCGACCTGCTGCCCGACCACGAGGACACCTTCCGCGAGAACGCCGAGACGTACAAGACGGACGTGCTCGGGCGCATCGACGACGACTACCGCGCTATCTTCGACGCAGCCGAGCGGGACGTGGTGCAACTGGCCGCCCACAACGCCTTCCAGTACATCGGCGTCGCCTACGGCGTCGAGATGCGCCCCATCGTGACGAACCTGGCCGCCAGTGACGACGTGACGCCAGCCGATATGCGGGACGCCCAGGCGTTCATCAGGGAAAACGACATCCGCTACATCGCCAACGGCGTCTTCGAGTCCCGTCGGCCGGCCAGGCAACTGCTGGCCGAGACTCGCGTCGAGGCGTACTTCCCCGTGACGCCCTACGCCGGTGTCCGCGAGGACTGGGTCGCCAAAGAGTGGGGGTACGAGGAGATAGCGGACAACATCAACATGCCCACTTTCGAGGTCGTCCTCGGCAACAAGGCGCCCGAAGACGCCGGTCCCGACGGGTGGGCCGAGGAGTGGCGGAACTTCGAATGA
- a CDS encoding metal ABC transporter ATP-binding protein encodes MTGSDTEPVVALDSVTFGYTATPVVEDITLEIDAGEYVAVVGPNGSGKSTLMRLALGLLQPDTGTARLFGESASTFDDGDRLGYVAQHASAAKSMPITVREVVKMGRFPHVGFGRLSESDWAIVDDAIETVGMTALRDRRVTQLSGGQRQRAFIARALAGEADLLVLDEPTVGVDVESVADFYELLSSLHAEGITVLLIEHDLGAVTEHAERVVCLNREVYFDGPTDEFVAGDALGRAFGTAASLMGDDG; translated from the coding sequence ATGACTGGGTCCGACACGGAGCCCGTGGTCGCCCTCGATTCGGTTACTTTCGGCTACACGGCCACGCCAGTCGTCGAAGATATCACACTGGAAATCGACGCGGGCGAGTACGTCGCCGTCGTCGGCCCGAACGGTTCGGGCAAGTCCACGCTCATGCGACTCGCGCTCGGCCTGCTCCAGCCCGACACCGGGACCGCCCGACTGTTCGGCGAATCCGCCAGCACGTTCGACGACGGCGACCGACTGGGCTACGTCGCCCAGCACGCAAGCGCCGCGAAGTCGATGCCCATCACGGTCCGTGAGGTCGTCAAGATGGGCCGATTCCCCCACGTCGGTTTCGGCCGGCTCTCCGAGTCGGACTGGGCCATCGTCGACGATGCTATCGAGACAGTCGGGATGACGGCCTTGCGCGACCGGCGGGTGACACAGCTCTCGGGCGGGCAGCGCCAGCGGGCCTTCATCGCCCGGGCGCTGGCCGGCGAGGCCGACCTGCTGGTGCTGGACGAACCGACCGTCGGCGTCGACGTCGAGTCCGTTGCGGACTTCTACGAGCTGCTCTCGTCGTTGCACGCCGAGGGAATCACCGTCCTGCTCATAGAGCACGATCTCGGCGCCGTCACCGAACACGCCGAACGGGTCGTCTGTCTCAACCGCGAGGTCTACTTCGACGGCCCGACCGACGAGTTCGTCGCAGGCGATGCCCTGGGCCGTGCGTTCGGAACCGCGGCGAGCCTCATGGGAGACGACGGATGA
- a CDS encoding metal ABC transporter permease, protein MSATVLAFGAGLLQPGPLQTGPLDLLFAPFYWVLALWSGLMDWLAAATGLGLLQYGFMHRAILVGICIGVMAPLIGTFLVHRQLALIGDALAHTAFAGVAIGLFLNAVLDLGVSPYLTAVVVAMLAALCIELITEATDADNDVSMAIVLSTGFALGTTLISLNAGGLSVGVNQFLFGNLSTVSAENAAILLALFTVIVGVVALTRNQLLYVTFDETAAAVSGLPVRWYNRVTVMLTAMVVVGAMQIMGVILVAAMLVVPVAGATQVSRSFSESILVSVVLAELAVLLGIGVAYYAEATAGGVIVLVAVAIYVTAVGLGKLQGRLGATAAPVAGPAGAEETESD, encoded by the coding sequence ATGAGCGCTACTGTGCTCGCGTTCGGGGCCGGCCTGCTCCAGCCGGGGCCGCTCCAGACCGGCCCGCTCGACCTCCTCTTTGCGCCCTTCTACTGGGTGCTCGCGCTCTGGTCCGGACTGATGGACTGGCTCGCCGCCGCGACCGGGCTGGGACTGCTCCAGTACGGGTTCATGCACCGGGCGATACTGGTGGGTATCTGCATCGGTGTGATGGCCCCCCTCATCGGCACGTTCCTGGTCCATCGTCAGCTCGCGCTCATCGGCGACGCGCTCGCCCACACCGCCTTCGCCGGGGTCGCCATCGGCCTCTTTCTCAACGCGGTCCTCGATCTGGGCGTCTCGCCGTATCTGACGGCGGTCGTCGTCGCGATGCTCGCCGCGCTGTGTATCGAACTCATCACGGAGGCGACCGACGCCGACAACGACGTCTCGATGGCCATCGTCCTCTCGACGGGCTTTGCCCTGGGGACGACGCTCATCAGCCTCAACGCTGGGGGGCTCTCCGTCGGGGTCAACCAGTTCCTCTTCGGGAACCTCTCGACGGTCTCGGCCGAGAACGCGGCCATCCTGCTCGCGCTGTTTACCGTCATCGTCGGCGTGGTCGCCCTGACGCGCAACCAGCTGCTCTATGTCACCTTCGACGAGACGGCCGCCGCCGTCTCCGGGCTCCCGGTCCGCTGGTACAACCGTGTGACGGTGATGCTGACGGCGATGGTCGTCGTCGGCGCGATGCAGATTATGGGCGTCATTCTGGTCGCCGCGATGCTCGTCGTCCCCGTCGCCGGCGCGACGCAGGTCTCCCGGAGCTTCAGCGAGTCCATCCTCGTCTCGGTCGTGCTGGCCGAGCTGGCGGTGCTTTTGGGTATCGGTGTCGCCTACTACGCGGAGGCGACTGCCGGCGGTGTCATCGTCCTCGTGGCCGTCGCCATCTACGTCACCGCCGTCGGTCTCGGCAAACTCCAGGGCCGCCTCGGCGCAACTGCGGCGCCGGTGGCGGGCCCGGCCGGTGCCGAGGAGACGGAGTCGGACTGA
- a CDS encoding CrcB family protein, which translates to MTESHPLLTVETVVLIGIGGFAGSNLRYFVGSLLPGLEGTLLVNALGSFALGFLLYEAMHLGVLSGETKVAAATGFLSSFTTYSTFAVETALTPEWAVANVLASYALGFSGVLLARQVVAVFEGGDPTW; encoded by the coding sequence ATGACAGAGTCACATCCACTGCTGACGGTCGAAACGGTCGTGTTGATAGGTATCGGCGGCTTCGCCGGCTCGAACCTGCGGTACTTCGTCGGATCGCTGCTTCCGGGGCTGGAGGGGACACTCCTGGTCAACGCCCTGGGCAGCTTCGCGCTTGGCTTCCTGCTGTACGAGGCGATGCATCTGGGGGTGCTCTCCGGGGAGACCAAGGTCGCCGCGGCCACCGGCTTCCTCTCCTCGTTTACCACCTACAGCACGTTCGCCGTCGAGACCGCCCTGACGCCCGAATGGGCCGTGGCGAACGTCCTCGCCAGCTACGCGCTGGGCTTTAGCGGTGTGCTCTTGGCCCGCCAGGTCGTCGCCGTCTTCGAAGGCGGTGACCCGACGTGGTGA
- the crcB gene encoding fluoride efflux transporter CrcB translates to MVTIEPAHLVGTGGAIGALCRHYLGSAVDVEGFPLGTLTVNIVGSFVLGLVTFAGLGSDLLLFVGTGACGSFTTFSSFSFDTVHLWESGDRLKAGLNATGNLAGALAAIGLAWGVVAVAGL, encoded by the coding sequence GTGGTGACTATCGAACCCGCCCACCTCGTGGGAACCGGCGGCGCCATCGGCGCCCTCTGCCGGCACTACCTCGGCTCGGCGGTCGACGTCGAGGGGTTCCCGCTGGGGACGCTCACGGTCAACATCGTCGGGAGCTTCGTCCTCGGGCTGGTCACGTTCGCGGGTCTCGGGAGCGACCTCCTGCTGTTCGTCGGCACCGGGGCCTGTGGTTCCTTTACGACGTTCTCCTCGTTCTCCTTTGACACCGTCCACCTGTGGGAGTCGGGTGACCGGCTGAAGGCGGGGCTCAACGCGACCGGAAATCTGGCCGGTGCGCTGGCGGCCATCGGGCTGGCGTGGGGCGTCGTCGCCGTGGCTGGCCTGTAG